One genomic region from Bacillus aquiflavi encodes:
- a CDS encoding YitT family protein, producing the protein MRKISQQRYNSKMKIILEYLNVFAGSAIIAIAFNAFLLPNKVASGGVSGISIILEAIFSWEPAYVQWAFNIPLFFAGIFFLGKQFGIKTLIGTLFLPFIVFLTKNMDAWTNDPLLGAIFGGIGVGLGLGIVFRGKGSTGGTDVAAQIFNKFTGLTLGTCVALIDGLIVITAAVVFDIERGLYALIALYVTSKTIDLVQVGLGRSKMTFIITAKQNEVREEILHKIDRGVTKLSAYGGYTDIKRPIIMCVVDQTEFTKLKQLVKTIDPNAFVIVMDASEVLGEGFKKV; encoded by the coding sequence ATGCGAAAAATAAGTCAGCAACGATACAACTCAAAAATGAAGATAATCTTGGAATATCTCAATGTTTTTGCAGGCTCGGCTATCATTGCTATTGCATTCAATGCTTTTCTTCTACCTAACAAAGTAGCCTCAGGTGGCGTCAGTGGAATTAGCATTATTTTAGAAGCAATATTTAGTTGGGAGCCAGCATACGTTCAATGGGCATTCAATATTCCACTATTTTTCGCTGGGATCTTTTTTCTTGGGAAACAGTTTGGTATTAAAACATTGATCGGTACATTATTTTTACCGTTTATCGTCTTTTTAACAAAAAATATGGATGCTTGGACGAATGATCCGCTTCTCGGTGCGATATTTGGTGGGATTGGCGTTGGTCTCGGTCTTGGAATCGTCTTCCGTGGTAAAGGTTCGACAGGCGGGACAGATGTTGCGGCACAAATTTTTAATAAATTTACAGGTCTTACTCTTGGCACATGTGTAGCCTTAATTGATGGATTAATTGTCATAACAGCTGCAGTTGTGTTTGATATAGAACGGGGTTTGTATGCGTTAATAGCTCTTTACGTAACAAGTAAAACGATTGATCTCGTTCAAGTTGGTTTAGGCCGTTCGAAAATGACATTCATAATTACTGCAAAACAAAATGAAGTACGTGAAGAAATTTTGCATAAAATTGACCGTGGTGTGACAAAACTATCAGCATACGGCGGTTATACCGATATTAAACGTCCGATTATTATGTGTGTCGTTGATCAGACGGAGTTCACAAAATTGAAACAACTGGTCAAAACCATTGATCCGAATGCGTTTGTCATCGTTATGGATGCTTCAGAGGTTCTTGGAGAGGGTTTCAAAAAGGTATAA
- the prfB gene encoding peptide chain release factor 2 (programmed frameshift), protein MELAEMKHELEKTAKRLVDFRGSLYLEVKEARIAELDEMMLEPTFWDEQQKAQAVINEVKGLKDLVNEFTDLNETYENLELTYELVKEENDADLQEELAAELKELANRLNDFELQLLLSDPYDKNNAILELHPGAGGTESQDWGSILLRMYTRWGEKKGYKVETLDYLPGDEAGIKSVTLLIKGHNAYGYLKSEKGVHRLVRISPFDSSGRRHTSFVSCEVMPEFNDEVEIDLRNEDLKIDTYRSSGAGGQHVNTTDSAVRITHVPTGVVVTCQSERSQIKNRERAMNMLKAKLYQRKIEEQEKELANIRGEQKEIGWGSQIRSYVFHPYSLVKDHRTNVEIGNIQSVIDGEIDPFIDAYLRSKLN, encoded by the exons ATGGAATTAGCAGAAATGAAACATGAGCTCGAAAAGACAGCTAAGCGATTAGTCGACTTTAGGGGGTCTCTT TACTTAGAAGTAAAAGAGGCACGCATAGCAGAACTAGATGAGATGATGCTTGAACCGACCTTTTGGGATGAACAACAGAAGGCTCAGGCAGTCATCAATGAAGTTAAAGGTTTAAAAGACCTTGTTAACGAATTCACGGATTTAAATGAAACTTATGAAAATCTAGAATTAACATATGAGCTTGTAAAAGAAGAGAACGATGCAGACTTGCAGGAAGAATTAGCAGCAGAGCTGAAAGAACTTGCGAATCGTTTAAATGATTTTGAACTTCAGCTTCTTTTAAGCGACCCGTATGATAAAAATAATGCAATTCTTGAACTTCATCCTGGTGCAGGTGGTACAGAGTCACAAGATTGGGGTTCAATACTTCTTCGCATGTATACACGCTGGGGAGAAAAGAAAGGGTATAAAGTTGAAACGCTAGACTATCTTCCTGGTGATGAAGCGGGAATAAAGAGCGTTACTTTATTAATAAAGGGTCATAATGCTTACGGCTACTTAAAATCGGAAAAAGGGGTTCATCGTCTTGTACGTATTTCTCCTTTTGATTCATCCGGACGGCGCCATACATCGTTTGTTTCTTGTGAAGTAATGCCTGAATTTAATGATGAAGTAGAAATTGACCTTCGAAATGAAGATTTAAAAATCGATACGTACCGTTCAAGTGGAGCCGGTGGCCAGCATGTTAATACAACAGATTCGGCTGTTCGAATTACTCATGTCCCTACCGGTGTAGTTGTGACATGTCAGTCAGAGCGTTCGCAAATAAAAAACCGCGAAAGAGCAATGAACATGTTAAAAGCAAAACTATACCAACGAAAAATTGAAGAACAAGAAAAAGAACTTGCGAATATTCGTGGAGAACAAAAGGAAATAGGCTGGGGCAGTCAAATTCGTTCATATGTTTTCCATCCATACTCGCTTGTAAAAGATCATCGTACGAACGTAGAAATTGGAAATATCCAGTCCGTTATCGATGGGGAAATCGATCCGTTTATCGATGCTTATTTACGCTCAAAACTAAATTAA
- the secA gene encoding preprotein translocase subunit SecA, with protein MLGILNKVFDSNKRELKRLQKLADQIELLAPEMEKLTDEQLRGKTAEFKARYQKGESLDDLLVESFAVVREGSRRVLGLYPYPVQLMGGATLHEGNIAEMKTGEGKTLTATMPVYLNALSGKGVHVITVNEYLANRDATEMGQLYEFLGLSVGLNLNGMTKEEKQAAYNADITYGTNNEFGFDYLRDNMVLYKEQMVQRPLHFAVIDEVDSILIDEARTPLIISGTAQKSTQLYIQANAFVRTLQKDVDYTYDEKKKGVQLTEDGMTKAERAFGIENLFDISHVTINHHINQALKAHVSMHLDIDYVVQDGEIVIVDQFTGRLMKGRRYSDGLHQAIEAKEGLEIQNESMTLATITFQNYFRMYEKLAGMTGTAKTEEEEFRNIYNMNVVVIPTNKPIVRDDRPDLIYASMEGKFLAVVKDIAERNKKGQPVLVGTVAIETSELISKMLTKKGIRHNVLNAKQHDKEADIITQAGQKGAVTIATNMAGRGTDIKLGEGVLELGGLAVIGTERHESRRIDNQLRGRSGRQGDPGITQFYLSMEDELMRRFGSDNMKSMMTRLGMDDSQPIQSKMVSRAVESAQKRVEGNNFDARKQLLQYDDVLRQQREIIYKQRFEVLESENLREIAEGMIASSLKRNISYFTAESDDSEEWNLQGIVDYTNANLLPEGDISVNDLRGKEEEEIVDLILEKVKKRYDEKEELLQPDQMREFEKVVVLRAVDTKWIDHIDAMDQLRQGIHLRAYGQTDPLREYQSEGYHMFESMVAAIEDDVAKYIMKAEIRDNLQRQEVAKGHAVNPKEEGKKVKKKPVVKKINIGRNDPCICGSGKKYKNCCGKNA; from the coding sequence ATGCTTGGAATTTTAAATAAAGTATTTGATTCAAATAAACGCGAATTAAAGCGACTACAAAAGCTAGCAGATCAAATCGAGTTGCTTGCTCCTGAGATGGAGAAGTTAACAGATGAACAACTCCGTGGGAAAACGGCGGAGTTTAAAGCTCGCTACCAAAAAGGTGAATCTCTTGATGATTTACTAGTTGAGTCGTTTGCGGTTGTTCGCGAAGGTTCACGCCGTGTTCTCGGATTGTATCCTTACCCTGTTCAGCTGATGGGGGGAGCTACCCTTCATGAAGGGAATATAGCTGAGATGAAAACGGGTGAAGGGAAAACTTTAACGGCAACAATGCCTGTCTATTTGAATGCTCTTTCGGGTAAAGGTGTCCACGTCATTACTGTGAATGAGTATTTGGCAAACCGTGATGCTACAGAGATGGGGCAGCTATATGAGTTTCTTGGTTTATCAGTCGGTTTAAATTTAAACGGCATGACAAAAGAAGAAAAGCAAGCGGCATACAATGCCGATATCACATATGGAACAAATAACGAATTTGGTTTCGATTACCTTCGGGATAATATGGTTTTATATAAAGAGCAAATGGTTCAGCGCCCACTTCATTTTGCCGTCATCGATGAAGTTGACTCTATTTTAATTGATGAAGCGCGCACCCCGTTAATTATCTCGGGAACAGCACAAAAGTCAACACAGCTATATATACAAGCTAATGCATTCGTTCGTACTTTACAAAAGGACGTCGATTATACGTATGATGAAAAAAAAAAAGGGGTACAGCTAACAGAAGATGGAATGACGAAAGCGGAAAGAGCATTCGGAATTGAAAATTTATTTGATATCTCTCATGTCACAATAAACCATCATATAAATCAAGCGTTAAAAGCACATGTCAGTATGCATTTAGATATCGACTATGTCGTTCAAGACGGTGAAATTGTCATTGTCGATCAATTTACTGGACGATTAATGAAAGGACGGCGCTATAGTGATGGTCTGCATCAGGCAATTGAAGCAAAAGAAGGCTTAGAAATTCAAAATGAGAGCATGACATTAGCAACTATTACTTTCCAAAACTACTTTAGAATGTATGAAAAACTAGCTGGGATGACAGGAACTGCAAAAACGGAAGAAGAAGAATTTAGAAATATATATAATATGAACGTCGTCGTGATACCAACAAACAAACCGATTGTTCGTGATGATCGTCCAGATTTAATTTATGCTTCAATGGAAGGGAAATTCTTAGCTGTTGTAAAGGATATTGCCGAACGTAATAAAAAAGGACAACCTGTGCTTGTTGGGACGGTTGCAATTGAAACATCTGAACTTATTTCAAAAATGCTTACTAAAAAAGGAATTCGTCATAACGTATTGAATGCGAAGCAACATGATAAAGAAGCAGATATTATTACTCAAGCAGGTCAAAAAGGGGCCGTTACGATTGCAACGAATATGGCAGGGCGCGGAACAGATATTAAGCTTGGAGAAGGCGTTTTAGAATTAGGTGGACTAGCGGTTATCGGCACAGAGCGCCATGAAAGCAGACGGATCGATAATCAGCTTCGCGGACGTTCTGGACGTCAAGGAGACCCTGGAATTACACAATTCTATTTATCAATGGAAGACGAGCTAATGCGTCGTTTTGGATCAGATAATATGAAGTCGATGATGACACGTCTCGGGATGGATGATTCCCAGCCAATTCAAAGTAAGATGGTTTCTCGAGCTGTTGAGTCAGCGCAAAAAAGAGTTGAAGGAAATAACTTCGATGCACGTAAACAGCTTCTACAGTATGATGATGTTCTACGTCAACAGAGGGAAATTATTTATAAGCAGCGGTTTGAAGTATTAGAATCTGAAAATCTTCGCGAAATTGCAGAGGGAATGATCGCTTCTTCCTTAAAACGCAACATATCTTATTTTACAGCGGAAAGTGACGATTCAGAAGAATGGAACTTGCAAGGTATTGTTGATTATACAAATGCGAACCTGCTTCCAGAAGGGGACATTTCCGTAAACGACCTACGCGGTAAAGAGGAAGAAGAAATAGTCGACCTTATTTTAGAAAAAGTGAAAAAACGCTACGATGAAAAAGAAGAGTTACTTCAACCTGATCAAATGCGCGAGTTTGAAAAAGTAGTCGTTCTTCGTGCTGTTGATACAAAATGGATCGATCACATCGATGCAATGGATCAGCTTCGCCAAGGAATTCATTTGCGTGCTTATGGTCAAACAGATCCATTGCGTGAGTATCAAAGCGAAGGATATCACATGTTTGAAAGCATGGTTGCTGCAATTGAAGATGATGTCGCCAAATATATTATGAAAGCTGAAATTCGCGACAATCTTCAACGTCAAGAAGTAGCAAAAGGTCATGCCGTTAACCCGAAAGAAGAAGGCAAAAAAGTGAAGAAAAAGCCAGTTGTTAAAAAAATTAATATTGGTCGAAATGATCCATGTATATGTGGAAGTGGAAAAAAATATAAAAATTGTTGTGGGAAAAATGCATAG
- the hpf gene encoding ribosome hibernation-promoting factor, HPF/YfiA family translates to MNYNIRGENIEVTPAIRDHVEKKIAKLERYFTEAPNANVHVNLKVYNDKTAKVEVTIPMPHLVLRAEEVHEDMYAAVDLITDKLERQIRKHKTKVNRKLREKGSTKEMFVTFNDTNLPEMEEENDLEVVRTKRFDLKPMDSEEAILQMNLLGHSFYVFTNAETNRTNVVYRRKDGRYGLIEAH, encoded by the coding sequence ATGAATTATAACATTCGTGGTGAAAACATTGAGGTAACTCCAGCAATTAGAGATCACGTTGAAAAGAAGATTGCCAAGTTGGAACGTTATTTTACAGAGGCACCAAACGCAAACGTTCACGTTAATTTAAAAGTTTATAATGATAAAACTGCAAAAGTGGAAGTAACTATTCCGATGCCGCATCTGGTACTTAGAGCTGAAGAGGTACACGAAGATATGTATGCGGCTGTCGATCTTATTACTGATAAATTAGAACGTCAAATTCGCAAGCATAAGACAAAGGTTAATCGCAAGCTTCGAGAAAAAGGAAGCACAAAAGAAATGTTTGTGACGTTTAATGATACGAATCTTCCTGAAATGGAAGAAGAAAATGATCTTGAAGTAGTCCGTACTAAACGCTTTGATTTAAAGCCGATGGATAGCGAGGAAGCTATTTTACAAATGAACCTGCTTGGACATAGCTTCTATGTATTTACAAATGCAGAAACAAATCGCACGAACGTTGTTTATAGACGGAAAGATGGTCGTTACGGTCTAATCGAAGCTCATTAA
- a CDS encoding ComF family protein, translated as MSSLCLLCSCSLTEPIGWRSLFTLHKTNVICRTCQEQLEEISGETCGICNRLFNMIDDQFRHGDLCYDCVRWETDAKWSGLIERNHSLFVYNDFLKEVLMRFKFRGDYIISKVFCQKIIETLNDISYDILVPIPLSEERLYERGFNQAEALIQEAGLKSVNALTRIHTEKKSKKSRMERIHLEQVFRVTEPQIKEKRIVLVDDIYTTGSTLRHAAKMLKEAGAKSVSSLTVARG; from the coding sequence ATGTCTTCTCTTTGTTTGTTATGCAGTTGCAGTTTGACTGAGCCTATTGGCTGGAGATCGCTGTTTACCTTACACAAAACAAATGTAATTTGTCGTACATGTCAAGAGCAACTAGAGGAAATAAGCGGAGAAACATGCGGCATATGTAACCGGCTTTTTAATATGATCGATGATCAGTTTCGGCATGGGGATCTCTGTTATGATTGTGTTCGCTGGGAAACAGATGCAAAGTGGAGTGGGCTTATAGAACGAAATCATTCCTTATTTGTGTACAATGATTTTTTAAAAGAAGTACTGATGCGTTTTAAATTTCGTGGCGATTACATTATCAGTAAAGTATTCTGTCAGAAAATAATCGAAACTTTAAATGATATTTCTTACGATATACTTGTACCGATTCCTCTTAGTGAGGAGCGTCTTTACGAGCGGGGATTTAATCAGGCAGAGGCTCTTATTCAAGAGGCAGGATTAAAATCAGTGAATGCTCTTACACGCATTCATACAGAAAAAAAGTCGAAAAAGTCTCGAATGGAACGAATTCATCTTGAACAAGTTTTTCGTGTGACAGAACCTCAAATAAAAGAAAAACGGATTGTCTTAGTTGATGATATTTACACAACTGGATCAACGCTGAGACATGCAGCTAAAATGCTAAAAGAAGCAGGGGCTAAAAGTGTATCCTCGTTAACAGTTGCAAGAGGATAA
- a CDS encoding DEAD/DEAH box helicase — protein sequence MRFTLLDNKLIPEPLLSTHKRYENKLSSLFPLFHFKHLPIQPLNQTFPFNKKMQSFIAGKQLTLAEIPFSLKTIHHHYEQGYLIYRHGVYVKDKKFICGRCRNQHQQKFASFYCIRCRGRCTYCRECVMMGRVSSCTPLISWIGPTPTRDFAKSPLCWSGTLSEGQRTASECVVRSIQLNEELLVWAVCGAGKTEVLFSGIESALIAGKRVCIATPRTDVVIELTPRLQAAFPTVTIASLYSGSSDFHQNAPITISTTHQLLRFYQAFDAVILDEVDAFPYSVDETLQRAVHQARKKNSSLIYLSATPNQKWQRECRLKKKKFITIPARYHRHSLPIPYFAWCGNWQKQLTKNKLPQNILNWIKTRLKLNKPTLLFCPTINVMEAVRLLLHKFQIKVEAVHAEDPERKEKVQLMRNGDVSMLLTTTILERGVTFPNLDVAILGAEDPIFTESALIQIAGRVGRSADFPEGDIVFFHFGKTEAMVNARKKIIEMNRGGIQRGLIDK from the coding sequence TTGCGTTTCACATTGTTAGACAATAAACTGATTCCTGAACCACTGCTGTCTACACATAAACGGTATGAAAATAAGTTATCCTCACTTTTTCCACTTTTTCATTTTAAGCACCTTCCCATTCAACCACTTAATCAAACTTTTCCCTTCAATAAAAAAATGCAGTCTTTTATAGCTGGAAAACAATTAACTTTAGCTGAAATACCATTTTCCCTTAAAACAATTCATCATCATTATGAACAAGGCTATTTAATCTATCGACATGGAGTTTATGTAAAAGATAAAAAGTTTATTTGTGGAAGATGTAGAAATCAACATCAACAAAAATTTGCCTCATTCTATTGTATCCGTTGCCGTGGGCGATGCACATATTGTCGTGAATGTGTAATGATGGGAAGGGTTAGTTCATGTACACCGCTCATTAGCTGGATCGGTCCCACCCCAACACGTGATTTCGCTAAATCACCTTTATGTTGGTCCGGAACTTTATCAGAAGGACAACGAACTGCTTCAGAATGTGTTGTTCGTTCAATTCAACTTAATGAGGAATTACTCGTCTGGGCTGTGTGCGGTGCCGGAAAAACAGAGGTTTTGTTTTCTGGTATTGAGTCAGCTCTTATAGCAGGAAAACGTGTTTGTATTGCAACCCCGCGAACTGACGTTGTCATCGAATTAACCCCCCGCCTCCAAGCAGCTTTTCCAACAGTGACAATTGCTTCATTATATAGTGGAAGCAGTGATTTTCATCAAAATGCACCGATAACGATTTCAACAACACATCAACTTCTTCGTTTTTATCAAGCTTTTGATGCTGTCATTTTAGACGAGGTTGATGCATTCCCATACTCGGTAGATGAGACTTTGCAACGGGCTGTCCATCAAGCACGGAAAAAAAACTCCTCACTTATTTACTTATCAGCTACTCCGAATCAAAAGTGGCAACGAGAATGCCGGCTTAAAAAAAAAAAGTTCATTACGATTCCAGCTAGATATCATCGCCATTCACTTCCTATTCCTTATTTTGCTTGGTGCGGTAATTGGCAAAAACAATTAACAAAAAATAAACTCCCACAAAATATACTCAATTGGATAAAAACGCGTCTGAAGTTAAACAAGCCAACACTATTATTTTGCCCAACAATTAATGTAATGGAAGCTGTACGTTTATTGCTTCACAAGTTTCAAATAAAGGTCGAAGCCGTTCATGCAGAAGATCCAGAGCGAAAGGAAAAAGTTCAACTGATGAGGAACGGGGATGTATCAATGCTTTTAACGACAACAATTTTAGAGCGAGGGGTAACGTTTCCAAATCTTGATGTCGCCATTCTTGGAGCAGAAGACCCGATTTTTACAGAAAGTGCATTGATTCAAATTGCAGGCAGGGTAGGAAGAAGCGCCGATTTTCCAGAGGGAGACATCGTGTTTTTCCACTTTGGAAAAACAGAAGCGATGGTAAATGCTCGAAAGAAAATCATTGAAATGAATCGAGGAGGGATTCAACGAGGTTTAATAGATAAATAA
- the dltD gene encoding D-alanyl-lipoteichoic acid biosynthesis protein DltD, producing MKAVKRFPFLLSIFIFIGVLFFPVKWLMPFIDEETLYHHASEQNPEMFKGVMIQQKAIETDNFFPIYGSSELSSMSQFHPTNHFIVNEKNFAPFIYGKGGVQSLVHFLNLSSLDEQLENKKIVFILSPQWFVPGGIDQDSFASNYSPLHAYKLAFNFKMDKNIKKEAMKRLLEFNEIRKDRKLRYLYEAQTNSDLFSKIKGAAMLPAAFIYKNILEKKDFYQTIISKSKEFSVIDEKNIKDKSYKELLNYAEQIGETQVTNNSYSLQDDYYNKYINEKHDELKNYLAEVSYSASVEYEDLQLVLDLLKEKRVDAIFVSVPMNGSWYDYGGYSKEHRAEYYSKVKKQVESSGFPVLDLTEKEYENYLLKDVMHLGWKGWVYINESMEQHWNKK from the coding sequence ATGAAAGCTGTAAAGCGTTTCCCCTTTCTTTTATCTATTTTTATTTTTATAGGGGTATTATTTTTTCCGGTCAAGTGGCTCATGCCATTTATAGATGAAGAAACACTTTATCATCATGCATCAGAACAAAATCCAGAAATGTTTAAAGGTGTGATGATCCAACAAAAAGCTATAGAAACAGACAATTTTTTTCCTATTTATGGTTCTTCTGAATTGTCGAGTATGAGCCAATTCCATCCCACTAACCATTTTATCGTTAATGAAAAAAATTTCGCACCATTCATTTACGGAAAAGGCGGCGTACAATCATTAGTACACTTTTTGAATTTGAGTTCACTAGATGAACAGTTAGAAAATAAAAAAATAGTCTTTATTCTTTCACCGCAATGGTTTGTGCCTGGAGGAATTGATCAAGATTCATTTGCAAGCAACTATTCTCCGCTTCATGCATACAAGCTGGCTTTTAACTTTAAGATGGATAAAAATATAAAAAAAGAAGCAATGAAACGATTGTTAGAGTTCAATGAAATTAGAAAGGACCGTAAGCTTCGATATTTGTATGAAGCCCAAACTAACAGCGATCTATTTTCAAAAATAAAAGGTGCAGCTATGTTACCGGCAGCTTTTATCTATAAAAACATTTTAGAAAAAAAAGATTTCTATCAAACGATTATAAGCAAATCAAAAGAGTTTTCTGTTATAGACGAAAAGAATATTAAAGACAAATCATATAAAGAGTTGCTTAATTATGCTGAACAAATAGGGGAGACGCAAGTTACAAATAATTCTTACTCGCTTCAAGATGACTACTATAATAAGTATATTAACGAGAAACATGATGAGTTAAAAAACTATTTAGCTGAGGTATCTTATTCCGCTTCAGTAGAGTATGAAGATCTTCAACTCGTACTTGATCTTTTGAAAGAAAAAAGGGTAGATGCCATTTTTGTCTCTGTACCAATGAATGGATCTTGGTATGATTATGGAGGATATTCAAAGGAGCACCGAGCGGAATATTACAGTAAGGTTAAAAAGCAAGTGGAATCATCAGGATTTCCAGTTCTTGATTTAACTGAAAAAGAGTATGAAAATTATTTGTTAAAAGATGTAATGCACTTAGGCTGGAAAGGCTGGGTTTATATTAATGAATCAATGGAGCAGCACTGGAATAAGAAGTGA
- the dltC gene encoding D-alanine--poly(phosphoribitol) ligase subunit DltC has protein sequence MEFKDQVLNIIAEVCQDDIVKEDPQIELFEEGILDSFGVVNLLLEFEEQLGITIPISDFDRDEWNTPHLIIKKLDELR, from the coding sequence ATGGAATTTAAAGATCAAGTATTAAATATTATCGCAGAGGTTTGTCAAGACGATATTGTAAAGGAAGATCCTCAAATTGAATTGTTCGAAGAAGGGATTTTAGACTCATTTGGGGTAGTCAACCTTTTATTGGAGTTTGAAGAACAGTTAGGAATAACTATTCCAATCTCAGATTTTGATAGAGATGAATGGAATACGCCACATTTAATTATTAAAAAGTTGGATGAATTAAGATGA
- a CDS encoding reverse transcriptase translates to MKSFIKDIQQWLHHHRLRQLIWKRWKLVRTKYKMLRKYGINHEDAMKLANTRKGYWRVSLNDIIHRAIPNEKLRKWGLKDLSTLYELRYLKG, encoded by the coding sequence ATGAAATCATTCATAAAAGATATTCAACAGTGGTTACATCATCATCGATTAAGACAATTGATATGGAAACGTTGGAAGTTAGTACGTACAAAGTACAAAATGCTTCGTAAATATGGAATTAATCATGAGGATGCGATGAAATTAGCCAATACCCGTAAAGGATATTGGCGAGTATCACTTAATGACATCATCCATCGTGCCATACCAAATGAAAAGCTCAGAAAATGGGGATTAAAAGATTTGTCCACACTCTATGAGCTTCGATACTTAAAAGGTTGA
- a CDS encoding reverse transcriptase domain-containing protein codes for MEFLTFRHTCKDIYIETTKGAPQGGPLSPILVNVYLNMLDRELERRGHRFIRYADDFVIYVKSKRAGERVMESITEFLEKDLGLTINQKKSKVCGATSATFLGFNIQNLMGK; via the coding sequence TTGGAGTTTCTTACATTCAGGCATACTTGTAAGGATATCTACATTGAAACAACGAAAGGTGCTCCGCAGGGAGGACCATTATCGCCCATCTTAGTAAATGTCTATCTCAATATGTTAGATAGAGAATTGGAAAGAAGGGGACATCGTTTCATCAGATATGCAGATGATTTCGTTATTTACGTTAAAAGTAAACGTGCTGGCGAAAGAGTCATGGAAAGTATTACCGAATTCCTTGAAAAGGACTTAGGACTCACGATAAACCAGAAGAAAAGTAAAGTGTGTGGGGCGACATCGGCCACTTTCCTAGGATTTAACATACAAAATTTAATGGGAAAGTGA
- a CDS encoding reverse transcriptase domain-containing protein: MGIPSVLDRVVQQAILQVIDPIIDPHFSEHSFGFRKGRNAHQAVEKAKEYYQEG, encoded by the coding sequence TTGGGAATTCCCAGCGTTCTAGATAGAGTCGTACAACAAGCAATACTTCAAGTAATTGACCCAATTATTGACCCCCACTTTTCGGAACATAGCTTTGGATTCCGTAAAGGAAGAAACGCACACCAAGCGGTAGAGAAAGCCAAAGAATATTATCAAGAAGGATAG
- a CDS encoding response regulator → MTKIAIIDDHQLFREGVKRILDFEKTFEVIAEGDDGSEAADLVEKYNPDVTIMDINMPNVNGVDATKEILERFPEAKVIILSIHDDENYVMHSLKTGACGYLLKEMDADALIEAVQVVANGGSYLHPKITHNLVNEYRRLALESVGSGYNTFQQTEICRPLHLLTRRECEVLQLLTDGKSNRGIGEALFISEKTVKNHVSNILQKMNVNDRTQAVVVAIKNGWVEVR, encoded by the coding sequence ATTACAAAGATTGCTATTATTGATGATCATCAACTTTTCAGAGAAGGGGTTAAAAGAATTTTAGACTTTGAGAAAACCTTCGAAGTAATCGCTGAAGGGGATGATGGTTCAGAAGCCGCCGATCTAGTTGAAAAATATAATCCAGATGTTACGATAATGGACATTAACATGCCTAATGTGAATGGCGTAGATGCCACAAAAGAAATATTGGAAAGATTCCCTGAAGCTAAAGTCATTATTTTATCAATTCATGATGATGAAAATTATGTAATGCACTCATTGAAAACAGGTGCATGTGGTTATTTATTGAAGGAAATGGATGCGGATGCATTAATAGAAGCGGTTCAAGTAGTTGCGAATGGCGGCTCTTACTTACATCCAAAAATCACTCATAATTTAGTCAATGAATATCGTCGCTTAGCGTTAGAATCAGTCGGGTCAGGGTACAATACTTTTCAACAAACTGAAATTTGCCGACCGCTACATTTGCTAACTCGGCGAGAGTGTGAGGTTTTACAACTGTTGACCGATGGGAAAAGTAATCGGGGTATAGGAGAGGCACTATTCATTAGTGAAAAAACAGTGAAGAACCATGTAAGTAATATTTTACAAAAAATGAATGTAAATGACCGTACTCAAGCTGTTGTAGTAGCCATTAAAAATGGCTGGGTCGAAGTTCGCTAA